In a genomic window of Canis lupus familiaris isolate Mischka breed German Shepherd chromosome 13, alternate assembly UU_Cfam_GSD_1.0, whole genome shotgun sequence:
- the CABS1 gene encoding calcium-binding and spermatid-specific protein 1 yields the protein MAEDGLPKIYSHPPTERGKTTTEATIFFGADNTIPKSEKNITSEGDHITPVNDYTLESDFSTTDSKLTSPKEKLKSEDNVGSRIIKSSTHVEKEIATLTGTVNSIANDSITENLIPVKIDNISSPGATVSLIDFSTNMAKEDILLDTTDPANEDVSITSEVSGTLKEGTTSIADTPNLPAKKDKPDDNNYSSSVKSNVTANEAVQITNSSIPEAEISTATEKNFTIPDITAFTEEKITEIDLSLPENDPNPVPKLTDSDEEKFITVFELTTTVERDKDNPEDILLTNEESMDEVNVWMEKDITNEAENNPILLTAVESRYDFVIPTSVAMNLTEDSSTLTNEDLSENNAIEFVTKDSEPLSETTPDPDTLSHEEDAFTTEMGVFKLLKEEPDEFLI from the coding sequence ATGGCTGAAGATGGTTTGCCAAAAATTTATTCTCATCCTCCAACAGAAAGGGGTAAAACAACAACTGAAGCAACCATTTTCTTTGGGGCTGACAACACCATTccgaaatcagaaaaaaacattacTTCGGAAGGAGACCACATTACTCCAGTAAATGACTATACCCTGGAAAGTGATTTCTCAACAACAGACAGCAAGCTTAcatctccaaaagaaaaactaaaatcagaAGATAATGTTGGCTCTCGTATTATTAAATCATCAACCCATGTGGAAAAAGAAATTGCTACACTGACAGGCACAGTAAACTCCATAGCTAATGACTCTATTACtgaaaatttaattccagtgAAAATTGATAATATCTCATCACCAGGCGCAACTGTTTCTTTAATAGATTTTTCCACTAACATGGCAAAAGAAGATATTCTCTTGGATACCACTGACCCAGCGAATGAAGATGTCTCAATAACTTCTGAAGTCTCTGGCACATTAAAGGAAGGCACCACCAGCATTGCAGACACCCCTAATCTTCCAGCTAAGAAGGATAAGCCTGATGATAACAATTATAGTTCCTCAGTAAAATCCAATGTCACTGCTAATGAGGCAGTCCAGATCACCAACTCGTCTATTCCTGAGGCTGAAATCTCTACTGCTACTGAAAAAAATTTCACTATTCCAGACATAACTGcctttacagaagagaaaataactgaaattgaCTTAAGTCTTCCAGAGAATGACCCCAATCCTGTGCCTAAACTAACAGACTCTGATGAGGAAAAGTTCATCACTGTGTTTGAACTCACTACCACTGTAGAAAGAGACAAAGATAACCCTGAAGATATTCTGCTAACCAATGAAGAGTCTATGGATGAAGTCAATGTTTGGATGGAGAAAGATATCACAAATGAAGCAGAGAACAATCCCATTTTGCTCACTGCTGTGGAATCCAGATATGACTTTGTAATCCCTACATCAGTAGCTATGAACCTCACGGAGGATTCATCTACCCTGACAAATGAAGATCTGTCTGAGAATAATGCAATAGAATTTGTAACTAAGGACAGCGAGCCACTTTCAGAAACTACCCCTGATCCAGATACCCTAAGTCATGAGGAAGATGCCTTTACAACTGAAATGGGTGTCTTTAAGTTACTGAAAGAAGAACCAGATGAGTTCCtgatttaa